From Prochlorococcus sp. MIT 1223, the proteins below share one genomic window:
- a CDS encoding DUF2232 domain-containing protein has protein sequence MKRLQALRIVETSYLSAATSLIWMALYYLPIGGALFRLALPLPLALLHIRRGSKAAFEGVSLSVLLLIVLMGPVRGPLILFPYGILSFWIGWCWYKNWNWWISWIVGVFIGVGGFLVRVIVLSLLVGENLWVIITRAGASLIERFVDLFNLPFSPDTAQVQLVAIGLVILQEVIFVLSLHALAFWIFPRLQASMPEPPSLLSGLIAMDPR, from the coding sequence ATGAAAAGGCTGCAGGCTTTAAGAATTGTAGAGACATCTTATTTGTCAGCTGCAACTTCATTGATTTGGATGGCCCTTTATTACTTGCCTATAGGCGGAGCACTATTCAGGCTTGCACTTCCATTGCCTTTGGCTTTATTGCATATAAGAAGAGGTTCTAAGGCTGCATTTGAAGGAGTATCTTTATCCGTTTTACTTTTGATTGTTTTGATGGGGCCAGTTAGAGGGCCCTTAATACTTTTCCCATACGGCATACTCTCTTTTTGGATTGGTTGGTGTTGGTATAAAAATTGGAATTGGTGGATTAGCTGGATTGTCGGGGTTTTTATTGGGGTGGGAGGGTTCCTGGTTCGAGTTATTGTTCTTTCTCTTTTGGTCGGAGAAAACCTTTGGGTGATTATTACTCGAGCAGGCGCTTCGCTTATAGAGAGGTTCGTTGATTTGTTCAATCTTCCTTTTAGTCCTGATACGGCACAAGTTCAATTAGTAGCAATAGGCTTGGTTATTCTCCAAGAGGTAATTTTTGTCTTGTCTTTACATGCATTGGCTTTTTGGATTTTTCCGAGACTGCAAGCCTCCATGCCAGAACCACCATCCTTATTAAGTGGATTGATAGCAATGGACCCACGCTGA
- the ubiE gene encoding bifunctional demethylmenaquinone methyltransferase/2-methoxy-6-polyprenyl-1,4-benzoquinol methylase UbiE translates to MYNYKKEFVKDIFNDISFKYDFLNDLFSLGLHRVWKRKLLSLLKPTPGQYWVDLCCGTGDLAINLANHVGPDGRIYGIDYAEKTLEIARKKCLNHPDLQIKWINNDILNDCDNFYTFDGVTMAYGLRNLSDPLMGFKIIRQYLKPGGKAGILDFQPSKDNSFSGYFQKIYLRNIVVPIASMFGFREQYGYIENSIKRFPNGYNQIILAEKAGFSSAKYYPIALDQMGILILKN, encoded by the coding sequence ATGTACAACTATAAAAAAGAATTTGTAAAAGATATATTTAATGATATATCTTTTAAATATGATTTTTTAAATGATCTTTTTAGCCTAGGTCTTCATAGGGTATGGAAGAGAAAACTATTATCTTTGCTAAAACCTACTCCTGGTCAATATTGGGTGGATCTTTGTTGTGGTACGGGTGATTTGGCAATTAATTTGGCAAATCATGTTGGCCCGGATGGTAGAATATATGGTATTGATTATGCAGAAAAAACCTTAGAAATAGCAAGAAAAAAGTGTCTCAATCATCCTGATTTACAAATTAAGTGGATCAATAATGACATCCTTAATGATTGCGATAATTTTTATACTTTTGATGGAGTGACTATGGCATATGGACTACGGAATCTTTCTGATCCTTTAATGGGTTTTAAGATTATTCGTCAATATTTAAAGCCAGGAGGTAAAGCAGGAATATTAGACTTCCAGCCTAGTAAAGATAACTCTTTTAGTGGATACTTTCAGAAAATTTATTTAAGAAATATTGTAGTCCCAATTGCTTCTATGTTTGGCTTTAGAGAACAATATGGTTATATTGAAAATAGTATTAAGAGATTTCCTAATGGTTACAATCAAATTATTTTAGCTGAGAAAGCAGGATTTAGCAGCGCTAAATACTATCCAATTGCTTTAGATCAAATGGGTATATTGATTTTGAAAAATTAA
- a CDS encoding ABC transporter ATP-binding protein, whose protein sequence is MAKNPQTPVARLHSVSKIYGEGNLQVKALDEIDLNVNKGDYLAVMGASGSGKSTAMNILGCLDRPSSGIYELNGKNLQDLNDNQLADIRNNELGFVFQQFHLLKEANALENVMLPMVYACMPYTERKVLAEEALRKVGLSERMLNLPNQLSGGQQQRVAIARAIINQPSLLLADEPTGALDSRTTDDVLNIFDELHNQGKTIVIVTHEDHVAERAKRIALFKDGKITNLINKS, encoded by the coding sequence TTGGCTAAAAATCCTCAGACACCTGTCGCTCGTCTTCATAGCGTTAGCAAAATTTATGGAGAAGGCAACCTTCAAGTAAAGGCACTTGATGAAATTGATTTGAATGTCAATAAAGGGGATTACCTTGCCGTAATGGGAGCAAGTGGATCTGGCAAAAGTACTGCTATGAATATTTTGGGATGCCTAGACAGACCTTCTTCCGGGATTTATGAATTAAATGGAAAAAATCTCCAAGACTTAAATGACAATCAATTAGCTGATATTAGGAATAATGAATTAGGATTTGTTTTTCAACAGTTTCACCTTTTAAAGGAAGCAAATGCTCTTGAGAATGTAATGCTTCCAATGGTTTATGCCTGTATGCCTTATACGGAAAGGAAGGTTTTAGCAGAAGAGGCTTTAAGGAAAGTAGGACTTTCTGAAAGGATGCTAAATCTCCCAAATCAATTATCAGGAGGCCAACAACAGAGGGTTGCAATTGCAAGAGCAATTATTAATCAACCATCTCTTTTACTAGCAGATGAACCAACAGGAGCTCTTGATTCAAGGACAACTGATGATGTGTTGAACATATTTGATGAGCTCCACAATCAAGGTAAAACCATTGTTATTGTTACTCACGAAGACCATGTTGCCGAAAGAGCAAAAAGAATAGCTTTATTCAAAGATGGGAAAATTACTAATTTAATAAATAAAAGCTAA
- the chlG gene encoding chlorophyll synthase ChlG has translation MSDARQLLGIKGGSETKNIWKLRLQLMKPITWIPLIWGVICGAAASGNFQWHISNILASFACMLMSGPLLTGYTQTINDYFDREIDAINEPNRPIPSGAISLTQVKVQIWFLLIAGLCVAYLLDLWSNHSTPTVFLLALGGSFVSYIYSAPPLKLKQNGWLGNYALGASYIALPWWAGQALFGELTWITALLTLAYSLAGLGIAVINDFKSVEGDKELGLSSLPVVFGIKNASWISAGMIDIFQLMMVVVLVLIGQHFASVILVLLIIPQITFQDIWLLRDPLAFDVKYQASAQPFLILGMLVTALAIGHSSLII, from the coding sequence GTGAGTGATGCTCGTCAACTCCTTGGGATAAAAGGAGGATCCGAAACGAAAAACATATGGAAGCTGAGATTGCAGCTTATGAAGCCAATCACTTGGATACCATTAATTTGGGGAGTTATTTGTGGTGCAGCCGCAAGTGGCAATTTTCAATGGCATATAAGCAATATTCTTGCATCTTTTGCTTGCATGCTAATGAGTGGCCCACTTCTAACAGGGTATACACAGACTATTAATGACTACTTTGATAGGGAAATAGATGCAATTAATGAACCTAATCGTCCAATCCCGTCAGGCGCAATCTCTTTAACTCAAGTTAAAGTACAAATTTGGTTTCTTTTAATTGCTGGTCTATGTGTTGCCTACTTATTAGATTTATGGTCAAATCACTCCACGCCTACTGTATTTCTATTAGCTCTTGGCGGCTCATTCGTAAGTTATATCTATTCTGCTCCTCCTTTGAAGCTTAAACAAAATGGATGGCTAGGTAATTACGCGCTTGGAGCAAGTTATATCGCACTCCCTTGGTGGGCAGGGCAAGCACTATTTGGTGAACTTACTTGGATTACAGCTCTTCTAACACTGGCTTATAGCTTGGCAGGTCTAGGAATTGCTGTAATAAATGATTTTAAGAGTGTAGAAGGAGATAAAGAGCTAGGGCTAAGTTCCTTACCTGTAGTTTTTGGAATTAAAAATGCAAGTTGGATTAGTGCTGGAATGATTGATATTTTTCAATTAATGATGGTTGTGGTACTGGTACTAATAGGTCAACACTTTGCTTCAGTAATACTAGTTTTACTAATTATTCCTCAAATAACCTTTCAAGATATTTGGCTATTAAGAGATCCTCTTGCTTTTGACGTTAAATATCAAGCAAGTGCTCAGCCTTTTTTAATTCTAGGAATGCTAGTTACCGCCCTTGCTATTGGACATAGTTCATTAATCATATAA
- a CDS encoding PspA/IM30 family protein, with protein sequence MGFFDKLSRLFRANLNDLVSKAEDPAKILDQSMADMQNDLVKLRQAVAMAIASQRRLKNQFDQGQIQIKTWYERAEMALLKGEDTLAREALTYRKSLQENSKSLIYQLESQDGHVQKLKKNLLALEGKISEVKTKKDMLKARAQAAKAQKQLENVVGNMNTNSAMAAFERMQDKVESMEASSEAAAELAQSDLESKFAALDSNDDIEEELNQIREGLKAGVDRVALPEGSNPTLNSSIESIENEIKIVEVSEIDSELEELRKNLKKP encoded by the coding sequence ATGGGATTCTTTGACAAATTGAGTCGCTTGTTCAGAGCTAACTTGAATGATCTAGTTAGTAAAGCTGAAGATCCAGCAAAAATTTTAGATCAGTCTATGGCTGATATGCAGAATGATTTGGTTAAGCTTCGTCAGGCAGTCGCTATGGCAATTGCAAGTCAGAGGAGATTGAAAAATCAATTTGATCAGGGTCAAATCCAAATTAAAACTTGGTATGAAAGGGCTGAAATGGCTCTTTTAAAAGGAGAAGATACTTTAGCGAGAGAGGCTTTAACTTATAGAAAATCTCTTCAAGAAAATTCAAAGTCATTAATTTATCAACTTGAATCACAAGATGGACATGTTCAAAAACTGAAAAAAAATCTATTGGCATTAGAGGGCAAGATTTCCGAAGTCAAGACTAAGAAAGATATGTTAAAGGCTAGAGCTCAGGCAGCAAAAGCCCAGAAGCAGTTAGAGAATGTGGTTGGAAATATGAATACAAATTCTGCTATGGCTGCATTCGAGAGAATGCAGGATAAAGTTGAATCGATGGAAGCATCTAGTGAAGCCGCCGCTGAATTAGCCCAATCAGATTTAGAAAGTAAATTTGCTGCACTCGATTCTAATGATGATATTGAGGAGGAATTGAATCAGATTCGTGAAGGGCTTAAAGCAGGCGTAGATAGAGTAGCTTTACCTGAAGGATCAAACCCCACTTTGAATTCAAGCATTGAATCTATTGAGAATGAAATTAAAATTGTGGAAGTGTCTGAAATTGATTCTGAATTGGAAGAACTAAGAAAAAATCTCAAAAAGCCTTGA
- a CDS encoding biotin--[acetyl-CoA-carboxylase] ligase — protein MINQERISSATIAKSLQKKSTLSNQWQLRYTPVCGSTERKLSEWLEEKPLSNNQSRAFLASRQISGVGQRGRFWESPRGGIWLSAAIPCLGRKQSPSLFGLAVAFALSQRLELKKIKTQIKWPNDLLFFGKKLAGFLPSLIYRGEYFRFARVGVGLNVLNRTPVNGTSISEIMGSKYLSIPDWSTEVLLSIELAKNLFDEDDLFYLEAEKLLWAKTVVDPKSGKEWEIDGLDNTGGLRLKLGNKKIVWNRF, from the coding sequence GTGATTAATCAAGAAAGAATAAGCTCAGCCACTATTGCTAAATCTTTGCAAAAAAAGTCAACTTTAAGCAATCAGTGGCAATTGAGATATACCCCAGTATGTGGAAGTACTGAAAGGAAGCTTTCAGAATGGCTTGAAGAAAAACCATTATCAAATAATCAATCTAGAGCTTTTCTTGCATCTCGCCAGATCTCTGGAGTAGGGCAAAGAGGGAGATTCTGGGAATCTCCAAGAGGAGGCATATGGTTAAGTGCTGCTATCCCATGCCTTGGGAGAAAGCAATCACCTAGTTTATTTGGTCTTGCTGTTGCATTTGCCTTGTCCCAAAGACTAGAACTCAAGAAAATCAAGACTCAAATCAAGTGGCCAAATGATTTATTGTTTTTCGGCAAAAAATTAGCTGGCTTCTTGCCAAGCCTTATTTATCGAGGGGAATATTTTAGGTTTGCGAGGGTTGGCGTAGGGTTAAATGTTCTAAATAGAACCCCAGTTAATGGGACTTCTATTTCTGAAATAATGGGATCTAAGTACTTATCAATACCTGATTGGTCTACTGAAGTACTTCTATCAATTGAATTAGCAAAGAATCTCTTTGATGAAGATGATTTATTTTATCTAGAGGCTGAAAAGTTATTATGGGCGAAAACGGTTGTAGATCCTAAATCTGGAAAAGAATGGGAAATAGATGGCTTAGATAATACGGGAGGACTGAGACTAAAATTAGGTAATAAGAAAATTGTTTGGAATAGATTTTAA
- a CDS encoding DUF2862 domain-containing protein, giving the protein MPQPATLTRIGSKIKVNLDRVRDRIPPNLITQLENDPRGTVRDYKMTDGTGIGVVLEFSNGQKSWFFEDEIK; this is encoded by the coding sequence ATGCCCCAGCCAGCGACTCTTACTAGAATCGGATCCAAGATCAAGGTTAACCTTGATAGGGTCAGAGACAGGATCCCACCAAATCTAATCACTCAACTAGAAAACGATCCTAGAGGCACCGTTAGAGATTACAAAATGACTGACGGTACTGGTATTGGGGTGGTATTAGAATTTAGCAATGGACAAAAAAGCTGGTTTTTTGAAGATGAAATCAAATAA
- a CDS encoding DUF721 domain-containing protein produces MQKKIHSNKRSLSSCLDQIKNDWKQTSKLAALSHDWANLVGKKLASNCTPLSLKRGTLVIGASHPQWRQALLYTKSQLLNSLVNAGYEIKDIRIQQFHFQKKKAMETESVIWEKHPSRIDIHGLKICPKCKKPAPIGELKRWSMCCFCKRKDLPK; encoded by the coding sequence ATGCAAAAGAAAATTCATTCAAACAAACGTTCATTATCTAGTTGTCTAGATCAAATAAAAAATGATTGGAAACAAACTAGCAAGTTAGCTGCCTTATCCCATGATTGGGCAAATTTAGTTGGCAAAAAACTTGCATCGAATTGCACACCTTTAAGCCTTAAAAGAGGCACTCTGGTAATCGGAGCAAGTCACCCTCAATGGCGTCAAGCGCTTTTATATACAAAAAGTCAACTTCTAAACTCTTTAGTAAATGCTGGTTATGAAATAAAAGATATACGTATACAGCAATTTCATTTTCAGAAAAAAAAGGCTATGGAAACTGAATCAGTTATTTGGGAAAAACATCCAAGCAGAATTGATATTCATGGATTAAAAATATGTCCTAAATGTAAAAAGCCAGCTCCAATAGGAGAACTTAAGAGATGGAGCATGTGTTGTTTCTGTAAAAGAAAAGATCTTCCCAAATAA
- the topA gene encoding type I DNA topoisomerase, translating into MAHTLVIVESPTKARTIRGFLPKDFEVVASMGHVRDLPNNASEIPASQKGEKWAKIGVNTTADFEPLYVVPKDKKKVVKELKASLKGATQLLLATDEDREGESISWHLMQILAPKIPVKRMVFHEITKEAIAKALNKTRDVDLELVHAQETRRILDRLVGYTLSPLLWKKVSWGLSAGRVQSVAVRLLVQRERSRRAFRSGSYWDLKAKLEQDNINFDARLVILEGKKVATGNDFDEATGKLKEGRNVRLLDESEAKNLSIKLEKTQWKVSSVEEKPSIRRPVPPFTTSTLQQESNRKLRLSARETMRCAQALYEKGFITYMRTDSVHLSDQAIKAARECVCSRYGDEYLTDKPRQYSNKTRNTQEAHEAIRPAGETFKTPKGTGLQGRDLSLYELIWKRTVASQMPDARLTMLSVELNAEEATFRSNGKRIDFPGFFRAYVEGSDDPEAALEGQEVLLPNLSVDDSPTSNEVEAFEHQTQPPARYSEASLVKTLEKEGIGRPSTYASIIGTIVDRGYSLLQNNSLTPSFTAFAVTALLEEHFPELVDTSFTAKMESTLDDISTGKVDWLPYLKKFYKGDEGLESQVHLREGDIDGGEFRSISLEGLSCLVRLGKYGTYLESKYSGEDGKPITASIPEETTPADLDDEKAELILKQKAQGPESLGIDPETGEDIYILLGKYGPYVQRGEITEETPKPKRSSLPKGVKSEDLTLNDALGLLQLPRTLGEHSEGGRIQAGLGRFGPYVVWSKGKGERDYRSLKGEDDVLTVDIDRALELLAMPKRGRGGRTALRDLGIPKNSKENIQVFDGPYGLYVKQGKINASLPEGKKADQITLEEAIELLSAKVASKKTTKAKTTKAKTTKAKTTKAKTTKAKTTKAKTTKAKTTPTKKVASKTAVKKPTTTKTGRLRASAVRIIKPGEI; encoded by the coding sequence ATGGCGCACACATTGGTTATTGTTGAAAGTCCGACAAAGGCAAGAACTATAAGAGGGTTTTTGCCAAAGGACTTTGAAGTTGTTGCCTCAATGGGGCATGTTAGAGATCTCCCTAACAATGCTAGTGAGATTCCAGCTTCTCAAAAAGGTGAGAAATGGGCAAAGATTGGTGTAAACACCACTGCCGATTTTGAACCTTTATATGTAGTACCTAAAGATAAAAAGAAAGTAGTCAAAGAATTAAAGGCTTCTCTAAAAGGCGCTACTCAGCTTTTACTAGCAACTGATGAAGATAGGGAAGGAGAGAGCATTAGTTGGCACTTAATGCAGATTCTTGCTCCAAAGATACCTGTTAAGAGAATGGTTTTTCATGAAATAACCAAGGAGGCTATTGCAAAGGCTTTAAATAAAACAAGGGATGTTGACCTTGAATTAGTTCATGCACAAGAAACAAGAAGAATTCTTGATCGTCTTGTTGGTTATACTTTGTCCCCTTTGCTTTGGAAGAAGGTATCCTGGGGATTATCCGCTGGGCGGGTTCAGTCAGTTGCAGTACGATTATTAGTACAAAGAGAAAGATCTCGAAGAGCTTTTAGAAGCGGTAGCTATTGGGATTTAAAGGCAAAATTGGAGCAAGATAATATTAATTTTGACGCTAGGTTAGTGATTCTTGAGGGCAAAAAAGTTGCGACAGGAAATGATTTTGATGAAGCTACTGGAAAATTAAAAGAGGGAAGAAATGTAAGGCTTCTCGACGAAAGTGAGGCGAAAAATCTTTCCATTAAATTAGAGAAAACTCAATGGAAAGTATCTTCAGTTGAAGAGAAACCCTCTATTCGAAGACCTGTTCCTCCTTTTACGACAAGCACCCTTCAGCAAGAATCAAATAGAAAACTTCGTCTTTCAGCAAGAGAGACCATGAGATGTGCCCAAGCCCTTTATGAGAAAGGTTTTATTACATATATGCGTACGGATTCAGTTCATTTGTCTGATCAAGCAATTAAGGCAGCAAGGGAATGTGTCTGTTCTAGATATGGTGATGAATATTTAACTGATAAGCCAAGGCAGTACAGCAACAAGACTCGTAATACCCAGGAAGCCCATGAAGCAATAAGACCAGCCGGCGAAACTTTTAAGACGCCTAAGGGAACTGGTTTGCAAGGAAGAGACTTATCTCTTTATGAATTGATTTGGAAAAGGACTGTTGCCAGTCAAATGCCAGATGCTCGTTTAACGATGCTTTCAGTTGAGCTGAATGCTGAAGAAGCTACTTTTAGATCAAATGGAAAAAGAATTGATTTTCCAGGATTTTTTAGAGCTTATGTTGAAGGTAGTGACGATCCTGAAGCGGCGTTAGAAGGGCAAGAAGTTCTTTTGCCAAATCTTTCAGTGGATGATTCACCTACTTCCAACGAAGTAGAGGCTTTTGAGCATCAAACCCAACCTCCTGCTAGATATAGTGAAGCATCCCTTGTTAAAACCCTTGAAAAAGAAGGGATTGGGAGGCCCTCGACCTATGCGAGCATTATTGGAACTATTGTCGATAGAGGATATTCACTTCTTCAAAACAATTCATTAACTCCAAGTTTTACGGCTTTTGCTGTTACCGCTTTACTTGAGGAACATTTTCCGGAATTGGTTGATACAAGCTTTACCGCGAAAATGGAGTCAACCTTAGATGACATTTCAACTGGGAAAGTTGACTGGCTTCCCTATCTAAAGAAATTTTATAAAGGAGATGAGGGGCTGGAATCCCAAGTTCATCTAAGAGAAGGCGATATTGATGGAGGAGAATTTCGCTCAATTTCATTAGAAGGTCTTTCTTGTTTAGTTCGACTTGGTAAATACGGTACTTATTTAGAATCAAAATATTCGGGAGAAGATGGGAAGCCAATTACAGCATCTATTCCTGAAGAGACTACACCTGCAGATTTAGATGACGAAAAAGCAGAGTTAATATTAAAACAAAAGGCTCAAGGTCCAGAGTCACTGGGCATTGATCCAGAAACGGGAGAAGATATTTACATTCTTTTAGGTAAATATGGACCGTACGTTCAAAGAGGAGAAATTACCGAAGAGACCCCCAAGCCAAAGCGCTCATCACTACCTAAAGGTGTTAAGTCAGAAGATTTAACTCTTAACGATGCTCTTGGGTTACTTCAATTGCCAAGAACTCTGGGAGAACATTCTGAAGGTGGTCGTATTCAAGCTGGTTTAGGTCGATTTGGACCATATGTTGTTTGGAGCAAAGGTAAAGGAGAGAGGGACTATCGTTCTTTAAAAGGTGAAGATGATGTTTTAACAGTAGATATTGATAGAGCTCTTGAACTTCTTGCAATGCCTAAAAGAGGAAGGGGAGGAAGAACCGCATTAAGAGATCTTGGAATCCCGAAGAATAGTAAAGAAAATATACAAGTTTTTGATGGACCATATGGACTTTATGTGAAACAAGGAAAGATAAATGCTTCATTGCCAGAAGGGAAAAAAGCTGATCAAATTACTCTTGAAGAAGCCATAGAATTATTGTCAGCAAAAGTTGCGAGTAAAAAAACAACCAAAGCTAAAACAACCAAAGCTAAAACAACCAAAGCTAAAACAACCAAAGCTAAAACAACCAAAGCTAAAACAACCAAAGCTAAAACAACCAAAGCTAAAACTACTCCAACTAAAAAAGTCGCTTCTAAAACTGCGGTAAAGAAACCTACTACGACTAAGACGGGTAGATTACGTGCTAGTGCAGTAAGGATAATTAAGCCTGGGGAAATTTAA
- a CDS encoding NAD(P)H-quinone oxidoreductase subunit N has protein sequence MGAPNELLNLSLNAKAVIPEGFVLLAMLGTLLVDLAGEETAAKWSPPICYAGLVSALVVLASQWNGSLQESFLGAFVADNLAIAFRGVIALSTLISLLISWRYAEKSGSPVGEYAAILLAATLGAMLLCGSTDLVSVFVSLETLSVASYLLAGYMKRDARSSEAALKYLLVGSAAAAVFLYGASLLYGISGTTSLKGIGIAIQDSPSPLVALSLVFVLATVAFKIAAVPFHQWTPDVYEGSPTPVVAFLSVGSKAAGFALALRVLIGCFDAFDTQWKLLFTVLAVLSMTLGNVVALAQSSMKRMLAYSSIGQAGFVMIGLVCGTEEGFSAMVLYMAAYLFMNLGAFACIILFSIRTGSDRIADYAGLYQKDPLITLGLSLCLLSLGGIPPMLGFFGKIYLFFAGWADQQYLLVIVGLITSVISIYYYISVIKMMVVKEPQEASEIVKSYPSIQWQTIGLPPLRVALIACVFVTAVGGVLSNPLFKWANDAVAGTPLLQDAIAIASKGAIG, from the coding sequence ATGGGTGCTCCAAATGAGCTGCTAAACCTTTCATTAAATGCAAAAGCAGTTATTCCAGAAGGTTTTGTACTTCTAGCAATGCTTGGCACTTTATTAGTAGATCTAGCAGGTGAGGAAACTGCAGCTAAATGGTCTCCTCCTATTTGCTATGCAGGCCTTGTGTCTGCACTTGTAGTACTAGCTTCTCAATGGAATGGATCATTACAAGAATCCTTCTTAGGTGCTTTTGTTGCTGATAATCTTGCGATCGCATTCAGAGGGGTTATCGCCCTCTCAACACTCATATCTCTTTTAATTAGCTGGCGTTATGCCGAAAAAAGTGGAAGTCCTGTAGGGGAATACGCAGCGATTTTGTTGGCCGCAACACTTGGAGCAATGCTCTTATGTGGATCAACTGACCTGGTCAGCGTATTCGTATCGTTAGAGACTCTCTCGGTCGCAAGTTACTTGCTCGCAGGTTATATGAAACGGGATGCAAGAAGTTCGGAAGCTGCTTTGAAATATCTACTAGTTGGGTCAGCTGCCGCAGCTGTTTTTCTTTATGGAGCTTCTTTGCTCTATGGAATTAGTGGCACCACAAGTCTTAAAGGAATTGGCATAGCAATTCAAGATAGTCCTTCTCCCTTAGTCGCATTATCACTCGTTTTTGTTCTAGCAACTGTTGCATTCAAAATTGCAGCAGTTCCTTTTCATCAATGGACTCCTGACGTTTATGAAGGATCACCAACTCCTGTAGTCGCTTTCTTGTCAGTTGGATCTAAAGCAGCAGGATTTGCACTTGCCCTAAGGGTTCTTATTGGATGTTTTGATGCTTTTGATACTCAATGGAAGCTTTTATTTACGGTCCTAGCCGTTTTAAGCATGACTTTAGGGAATGTTGTTGCTCTTGCTCAATCATCAATGAAACGAATGCTTGCATATAGCTCTATTGGGCAAGCAGGTTTTGTGATGATAGGTCTTGTTTGTGGAACTGAAGAAGGTTTTTCTGCAATGGTTCTCTATATGGCGGCTTATTTATTTATGAATCTTGGTGCATTCGCCTGCATAATTCTCTTTTCAATCAGGACTGGAAGCGACAGAATTGCTGATTATGCTGGTCTATATCAAAAGGATCCTTTAATAACCCTTGGATTAAGTCTTTGCCTTCTTTCATTAGGTGGCATACCTCCAATGTTGGGATTCTTTGGTAAGATTTATCTGTTTTTTGCAGGATGGGCAGATCAACAATATCTACTAGTAATTGTAGGTCTTATTACTTCTGTAATTTCAATTTATTATTATATTTCTGTTATTAAAATGATGGTTGTTAAAGAACCTCAAGAAGCTTCAGAGATAGTCAAGTCCTATCCAAGTATTCAATGGCAAACAATTGGATTGCCTCCACTAAGAGTTGCCTTAATTGCCTGTGTTTTTGTAACAGCCGTTGGAGGAGTCCTTTCAAACCCTTTATTCAAATGGGCTAATGATGCAGTAGCGGGGACCCCACTCCTTCAAGATGCCATTGCAATTGCAAGCAAAGGGGCAATTGGCTAA
- the hisF gene encoding imidazole glycerol phosphate synthase subunit HisF, giving the protein MVALRLIPCLDVANGRVVKGVNFVGLRDAGDPVELACNYCSAGADELVFLDIAASHEGRKTLLEMVQRTAEAVTIPFTVGGGISSIDGITELLRAGADKISLNSSAVRDPSLISKGAERFGSQCIVVAIDAKKNNEITDKWDVFVNGGRKKTGLDALNWAERVAELGAGEILLTSMDGDGTQNGYDLPLTKAIAEAVPIPVIASGGAGSLDHISQAFNQGCASAALLASLLHDGDLTVQEIKRFLINQGLLIRPLED; this is encoded by the coding sequence ATGGTCGCTCTTCGTTTAATTCCTTGCCTTGATGTTGCTAATGGTCGTGTTGTAAAAGGTGTGAATTTTGTGGGTCTACGTGATGCGGGTGACCCTGTCGAACTTGCTTGCAATTACTGTAGTGCTGGCGCTGACGAGTTGGTGTTTTTAGATATTGCGGCAAGTCATGAAGGTAGAAAAACGTTATTAGAAATGGTTCAAAGGACTGCTGAAGCTGTAACAATCCCTTTTACAGTTGGAGGAGGAATTAGCTCAATTGATGGGATTACTGAACTTTTAAGAGCAGGTGCAGACAAAATTAGCTTGAACTCGTCGGCTGTTCGAGATCCTTCTTTGATTTCTAAAGGTGCAGAAAGATTTGGTTCTCAGTGCATAGTTGTTGCCATTGACGCAAAAAAAAATAATGAAATTACTGATAAATGGGATGTATTTGTGAATGGTGGAAGGAAGAAGACAGGTTTGGATGCTCTCAATTGGGCTGAAAGAGTTGCTGAACTTGGTGCAGGAGAGATCTTGCTGACGTCCATGGATGGCGATGGGACACAGAATGGATATGACCTCCCTCTTACTAAAGCCATTGCAGAGGCTGTGCCGATTCCAGTTATTGCATCTGGGGGAGCAGGATCGCTAGACCATATTTCCCAGGCATTCAATCAGGGTTGCGCTTCGGCAGCTTTGTTGGCTTCTCTTTTGCATGATGGTGATTTAACTGTGCAAGAAATTAAAAGATTTTTAATTAACCAAGGACTACTGATTCGTCCTTTAGAGGATTAA